A section of the Tenrec ecaudatus isolate mTenEca1 chromosome 10, mTenEca1.hap1, whole genome shotgun sequence genome encodes:
- the RGR gene encoding RPE-retinal G protein-coupled receptor, with product MLEPGTLPPGFGELEVLAVGTVLLVEALSGLSLNGLTILSFCKIPEIRTPGHLLVLNLALADSGISLNALVAAISSLRRHWPYGSDGCQAHGFQGFAMALASICSCAAIAWERYHHYCTRSPFAWSSASTLVLFVWLSSAFWAALPLLGWGHYDYEPLGTCCTLDYSKGDRNFTSFFFTMAFFNFLLPLFITLTSYQLMRQKLKKSGPLQVNTTLPTRTLLLGWGPYALLYLCAACTDVTGISPKLQMVPAIVAKAVPTVNACHYTLGNKVLHRGIWQFLSQQRSGRPLSSQDRTQ from the exons ATGTTGGAGCCCGGGACCCTGCCTCCTGGTTTCGGGGAGCTTGAAGTGCTGGCCGTGggcacagtgctgctggtggaAG CACTCTCTGGCCTCAGTCTCAATGGCCTGACCATCCTCTCTTTCTGCAAGATCCCAGAGATCCGGACACCTGGCCACCTGTTGGTGCTGAACTTGGCCCTGGCGGATAGTGGGATCAGCCTGAATGCCCTGGTTGCAGCCATATCCAGCCTCCGCCG GCACTGGCCCTATGGCTCAGACGGCTGCCAGGCACACGGCTTCCAAGGTTTCGCGATGGCCCTGGCCAGCATCTGCAGCTGTGCAGCCATTGCCTGGGAACGCTACCACCACTACTGCACCC GGAGCCCATTTGCTTGGAGTTCAGCAAGCACCCTGGTGCTCTTCGTGTGGCTATCGTCTGCTTTCTGGGCAGCCCTGCCCCTGCTGGGCtgggggcactatgactatgaGCCACTTGGCACGTGCTGCACGCTGGACTACTCCAAAGGTGACAG AAACTTCACCAGTTTCTTCTTCACCATGGCATTTTtcaacttcctcctgcccctcttcATCACACTCACTTCCTACCAGCTCATGCGGCAGAAACTCAAGAAGAGCGGCCCCCTCCAG GTGAACACCACTCTGCCAACCAGGACACTGCTGCTGGGCTGGGGCCCTTATGCCCTCCTGTACCTGTGTGCAGCCTGTACAGATGTGACCGGCATCTCCCCCAAACTACAGATG GTGCCTGCCATTGTTGCAAAAGCAGTGCCCACTGTCAACGCCTGCCACTACACCCTGGGGAACAAGGTGCTCCACAGAGGGATATGGCAATTCCTTTCTCAACAAAGAAGTGGGAGGCCCCTCAGTTCTCAGGACCGAACCCAGTGA